In Chryseobacterium oranimense, a single window of DNA contains:
- a CDS encoding TolC family protein, whose amino-acid sequence MDTLRTYLIRSFLFSAMLFSGFTIKAQSKNTLSYFLETAKTNSPVLNDFNNQIISNRIDSLKLRATYGFIVTGEGTAGYSPNIKGWGYDNALTNGQSLFAGVRVAKEFISRNNLNTRLAGINASIAQVLAQKNISIQTLNKQITDQYIATYASQQQYNVSKEIIHLLDQEDIVLKKLAQAAVFKQTDYLTFKVTLQQNELTLEQQKANWQNNYSLLKYLSGIVDDTFEPVEKPLFSETLNPASFDQSIYAKAFQADSLKLANNAEIIQYDYKPKITAFSDSGYQSSFTTTPYKNFGMSVGLGVTIPIYDGHQKKMLLQQNQLLLQTRQKYLEQTQRQYQQQILQVTNQMEQYDRMINTANQQIIYAKTLVEANAKQLPTGDVKMVDFILSINNLLSLKGNIIQYNTMLFNLKNQLQYLIIQ is encoded by the coding sequence ATGGATACCTTACGTACCTATCTCATTCGAAGTTTTTTGTTTTCGGCTATGCTTTTCAGTGGTTTTACCATAAAAGCACAGTCAAAAAACACATTATCCTATTTTCTTGAAACAGCAAAAACAAATAGTCCGGTTTTAAATGATTTCAACAACCAGATCATATCCAACCGAATAGACAGTTTAAAACTGAGAGCAACTTACGGTTTTATTGTAACCGGAGAAGGAACTGCGGGCTATTCTCCCAATATTAAAGGGTGGGGATACGACAATGCACTGACCAACGGACAATCTCTTTTTGCAGGAGTGCGGGTTGCCAAAGAATTCATCAGCCGGAATAATCTGAATACAAGACTTGCAGGTATCAATGCAAGTATAGCGCAGGTTTTAGCACAGAAAAACATCAGTATTCAAACGCTTAACAAGCAAATTACAGATCAGTACATCGCTACTTATGCAAGTCAGCAGCAATATAATGTAAGCAAAGAGATCATCCATCTGCTGGATCAGGAAGATATCGTCCTGAAAAAACTAGCACAGGCCGCCGTTTTCAAACAAACGGATTATCTGACATTTAAAGTAACGCTTCAACAGAATGAACTCACCTTAGAACAGCAAAAAGCCAATTGGCAGAACAATTATTCCCTGCTGAAATATTTATCGGGCATTGTTGATGATACTTTTGAGCCTGTTGAAAAGCCATTATTCAGTGAAACGCTTAATCCTGCTTCTTTTGATCAAAGTATATATGCCAAAGCTTTTCAGGCTGACAGTTTAAAACTGGCCAATAATGCAGAGATCATTCAATATGATTATAAACCTAAGATCACAGCTTTTTCAGATAGTGGTTATCAATCTTCTTTTACCACAACTCCCTATAAAAATTTCGGAATGAGTGTTGGTCTTGGCGTCACTATTCCTATTTACGACGGACACCAGAAAAAAATGCTTTTACAGCAAAATCAGTTATTGCTGCAGACCCGCCAGAAATATCTGGAACAAACCCAAAGACAATACCAACAGCAGATTCTCCAGGTTACCAACCAGATGGAACAATATGACAGAATGATCAATACCGCCAATCAACAGATTATTTATGCCAAAACCCTGGTTGAAGCCAATGCAAAACAGCTTCCGACAGGTGATGTGAAAATGGTGGACTTTATTTTATCTATTAATAATTTACTCAGTCTTAAAGGCAATATCATTCAGTACAATACCATGTTATTCAACCTGAAAAATCAACTGCAATATTTAATCATTCAATAA
- a CDS encoding efflux RND transporter periplasmic adaptor subunit, with translation MKKIITFIILFLIVVSCKKNSESVPASPEPEAKPKTLVTIAYPSDTTQLNNTITLNATAMYLLKSDVKANSTGYITKMTIKLADHVGKGAVLFGLQTKEARALGNTINKLDKSFRFNGSTTVTSPATGYVAMVNHQTGDYVQDGEVLATITDAASFGFVVDVPYEYLQIIKNKGTLAITLPDNTVLQGKIAKVMPSVDTVSQTVKVLLQVANSGNIPENLIGTISFSKTSAYGLSVPKMAVLSDETQSSFWVMKLINDTTAVKTDITKGVETDQYIQIKSGNLTTKDRVIVSGNFGLSDTATVKIQKP, from the coding sequence ATGAAAAAAATAATCACCTTTATTATATTATTCCTTATTGTTGTCAGCTGTAAAAAAAACAGCGAAAGTGTTCCTGCATCTCCCGAACCTGAAGCAAAACCTAAGACTCTTGTTACCATAGCTTATCCTTCCGATACAACTCAGCTCAATAATACCATTACGCTTAATGCAACAGCAATGTATTTGTTAAAGTCGGATGTAAAAGCCAACAGCACAGGCTATATCACAAAAATGACTATTAAACTGGCAGATCATGTCGGGAAAGGAGCTGTACTTTTCGGATTACAGACCAAAGAAGCCAGAGCGCTGGGAAATACAATCAATAAACTGGATAAATCCTTTCGCTTCAATGGATCAACGACGGTAACAAGCCCTGCCACAGGATACGTTGCCATGGTGAACCATCAGACCGGAGATTACGTACAGGATGGGGAAGTATTGGCAACCATTACCGATGCAGCTAGTTTTGGTTTCGTGGTAGATGTGCCTTACGAATACCTTCAAATTATAAAAAACAAAGGTACTTTAGCAATTACTTTGCCTGACAATACAGTTTTGCAAGGTAAAATCGCAAAGGTAATGCCTTCGGTTGATACTGTTTCCCAAACCGTGAAAGTTTTATTGCAGGTTGCCAACAGCGGCAATATCCCTGAAAATCTGATTGGTACGATCAGCTTTTCTAAAACCTCCGCTTATGGGCTTTCTGTTCCTAAAATGGCGGTTCTAAGTGATGAAACCCAGTCTTCTTTTTGGGTGATGAAATTAATCAATGATACGACAGCAGTAAAAACTGACATTACAAAAGGAGTGGAAACAGACCAATATATCCAGATAAAATCAGGCAATTTAACAACAAAAGACAGGGTAATTGTCTCAGGAAATTTCGGATTGAGTGATACTGCAACTGTAAAAATACAAAAGCCATAA
- a CDS encoding phosphatase PAP2 family protein, with amino-acid sequence MIWISWFGRTSVSIVMVGLTSLFFLILSYKKEAVLILSTLLSGVLGLGLKILINRPRPSKDLVVLLEETKYQSFPSGHVLFYTVFFGALILIILRLKKIKYKVKLFLIIICLSIIFFGAVSRVYLGAHWFTDVLGGFILGILCVLIMGYFYVKSDTNVSENIN; translated from the coding sequence ATGATCTGGATCAGTTGGTTTGGCAGAACATCAGTTTCTATTGTAATGGTTGGATTAACCTCTCTTTTTTTCCTGATTTTAAGTTATAAAAAAGAAGCTGTTTTGATTCTGTCTACACTTTTGTCCGGAGTTTTAGGTTTAGGATTAAAAATACTGATCAACAGGCCCCGTCCTTCAAAAGATTTGGTTGTCCTTTTAGAAGAAACAAAATATCAGAGTTTTCCCAGTGGTCACGTTTTGTTTTATACCGTATTTTTTGGCGCGTTAATATTGATTATTCTTCGTTTAAAAAAGATAAAATATAAGGTCAAATTATTTCTTATTATCATTTGTCTTTCTATAATTTTTTTCGGAGCTGTTTCTAGGGTTTATCTTGGTGCACATTGGTTTACAGATGTTTTGGGTGGATTTATTTTGGGTATTTTATGCGTCTTGATTATGGGGTATTTTTATGTTAAAAGTGATACAAATGTTTCTGAAAATATAAATTAA